In Spinacia oleracea cultivar Varoflay chromosome 5, BTI_SOV_V1, whole genome shotgun sequence, a single window of DNA contains:
- the LOC110804901 gene encoding pentatricopeptide repeat-containing protein At4g18840 codes for MAISSCHLPAILSFTEKATSLTEIQQAHAQLLKTGLVNDTFTASRLVAFAYTNPNPQTVAYAHSIFSQLSNPNSFTWNSMIRAYANSPNPQNALHLFTQMLGTSVEPDKYTSTFLIKACSAFCGLDEGQQVHGHVAKRREIREDVYVQNTLISMYANCGCFEVARNVLDKMPQRDVISWNALLSVYVERGMMDSAHLLFHEMEDRNVESWNFMVSGYAKLGLVEEARRAFDQIPVKDVVSWNAIISGYADVGGFSEVLVLFQNMLSEGIKPDSYTLVNVLSACANLGALSQGEWTHLYIDKNGISIEGFLATALVDMYSKCGEITKALKVFDNALKKDVSTWNSMIGGLSVNGYGKEAVGIFRKMVEDDCKPNEITFVNTLSACSHAGLLIDGLEIFNIMIHKYGIEPTIEHCGCVIDLLGRAGLLEEAKEILKKEIPGKDSPVLWQSLLSCCINYGNLELARDVAEMLLKLDPHDNAGYVQLSNVYAAQGKWESVSEVRRNMKSKGVRKEAGCSMIEIDGVVHEFLAGEGFVS; via the coding sequence ATGGCGATATCTTCATGCCATCTCCCAGCAATTCTATCCTTCACAGAGAAGGCAACTTCACTCACTGAGATTCAACAAGCTCACGCCCAGCTCCTCAAAACTGGTCTCGTCAACGACACCTTTACCGCTAGCCGCCTCGTCGCTTTCGCCTACACTAATCCAAACCCTCAAACTGTAGCTTATGCTCACTCCATTTTCTCTCAACTCAGCAATCCCAACTCATTTACATGGAACTCCATGATTAGGGCTTATGCCAATAGCCCAAACCCACAGAATGCACTTCATCTTTTCACCCAAATGCTGGGTACTTCAGTTGAACCTGATAAATATACTTCCACTTTTCTGATCAAGGCATGTTCAGCCTTTTGTGGGTTGGATGAGGGTCAACAAGTGCATGGGCATGTTGCGAAACGAAGGGAAATAAGGGAAGATGTGTATGTGCAGAATACTTTGATCAGCATGTATGCGAATTGCGGGTGTTTTGAAGTTGCACGTAATGTGCTTGATAAAATGCCGCAGAGAGATGTTATTTCGTGGAACGCGTTGTTGAGTGTGTATGTAGAGAGGGGTATGATGGATTCTGCGCACCTTTTATTTCATGAAATGGAGGATAGGAATGTGGAGTCTTGGAACTTTATGGTGTCTGGATACGCGAAGTTGGGTTTGGTTGAGGAAGCCAGAAGGGCGTTTGATCAGATTCCTGTGAAGGATGTGGTTTCTTGGAATGCTATTATTTCAGGATATGCTGATGTGGGTGGTTTTAGTGAAGTTTTGGTTCTCTTTCAGAATATGTTAAGTGAGGGAATCAAGCCTGACAGTTATACACTAGTGAATGTTTTATCTGCTTGTGCGAATCTTGGAGCTTTGAGTCAAGGGGAATGGACACATTTATACATTGATAAGAATGGGATCAGTATCGAAGGTTTTCTTGCTACTGCACTTGTGGACATGTACTCAAAGTGTGGGGAGATAACAAAGGCTTTGAAAGTTTTTGATAACGCATTAAAGAAAGATGTGAGTACGTGGAATTCAATGATTGGAGGTTTAAGCGTAAATGGTTATGGTAAGGAGGCAGTTGGGATCTTTCGTAAAATGGTAGAGGATGATTGTAAGCCAAATGAGATTACTTTTGTAAATACACTATCTGCTTGCAGCCATGCGGGTTTATTAATTGACGGTCTTGAGATTTTTAACATTATGATACACAAATATGGAATTGAACCAACAATTGAACATTGTGGTTGTGTGATTGATCTACTTGGTCGAGCTGGATTACTAGAAGAGGCCAAGGAGATTCTAAAAAAAGAGATTCCTGGAAAAGATTCCCCTGTTTTATGGCAGTCTTTGTTGTCTTGTTGCATAAATTATGGTAATCTAGAGCTAGCACGGGATGTTGCTGAGATGCTCTTGAAGCTTGATCCTCACGACAATGCTGGTTATGTTCAACTGTCGAATGTGTATGCAGCTCAAGGTAAATGGGAAAGTGTTTCAGAGGTGAGAAGGAATATGAAGTCCAAAGGAGTAAGAAAGGAGGCTGGTTGTAGCATGATTGAAATTGATGGGGTTGTTCATGAGTTTTTAGCAGGTGAAGGTTTTGTTTCCTAA
- the LOC110804899 gene encoding transcription repressor OFP5 — protein MMNWGRKKPSSASASASSSSSSSQSHLISHIFPLSWLSKFKRASDKPSSRKQKTNQKEKQHQNLQRVSPSTTPKHPSYYLDSRFYTQDSDGFWRLSIKEDNTRGDNESLVVPQKYFGNSNVKEVATKRRVQKPRVVKAEILPEKGITAAKNESLQRTYRRIMEVTEELHRELDEVNGYRKSVEKELSEFELLPVMQMMGRADERLLYANSDKNPILASTDLSSYHHHGNDKILEWQRLKDAKIKEVLSKGEKHRKSFHVGRGNNKIRVSSPKMDTCKIKALEDMKRAKMKKKLQLEDKEADLGSFAVVKSSRNPQQDFKDSMLEMIMEKRIRGPEELEELLACYLTLNADEYHDLIIKVFRQVWRELEEA, from the coding sequence ATGATGAACTGGGGAAGGAAGAAACCTtcttcagcttcagcttcagcttcgtcatCATCATCTTCGTCTCAATCTCATTTGATATCCCATATCTTTCCCCTTTCTTGGCTTTCGAAATTCAAGCGAGCGAGCGATAAACCCAGTTCTAGAAAGCAGAAAACTAACCAAAAGGAGAAGCAGCACCAAAACTTACAAAGGGTGAGTCCATCAACAACACCAAAGCATCCTAGTTATTACTTGGATAGTAGATTCTACACTCAGGATAGTGATGGCTTTTGGAGACTCTCGATTAAGGAGGATAATACGAGAGGGGATAATGAGTCCCTTGTAGTTCCACAGAAATATTTTGGTAACTCAAATGTTAAAGAAGTTGCAACAAAGAGGAGGGTCCAAAAGCCTAGAGTTGTCAAGGCTGAGATTTTACCAGAAAAGGGTATAACAGCTGCGAAAAATGAAAGTCTACAAAGGACTTACAGGAGAATTATGGAAGTAACAGAAGAATTACATAGGGAGTTGGATGAAGTAAATGGGTATCGAAAGTCTGTGGAAAAAGAATTGTCAGAATTTGAACTTTTACCTGTAATGCAGATGATGGGAAGGGCTGATGAAAGGCTGCTTTATGCAAATTCTGATAAAAACCCCATTTTAGCTTCAACAGACTTGAGTAGCTATCATCATCATGGAAATGACAAAATATTAGAATGGCAAAGATTGAAGGATGCCAAAATCAAAGAGGTACTTTCGAAAGGTGAGAAGCATAGGAAGTCTTTTCATGTAGGCAGGGGAAACAATAAGATCAGAGTTAGCTCTCCCAAGATGGACACTTGCAAGATCAAAGCCCTGGAAGATATGAAAAGAGccaaaatgaaaaagaaattgCAATTGGAAGATAAAGAAGCAGATTTGGGAAGTTTTGCAGTAGTCAAATCTTCGCGCAATCCACAACAAGATTTCAAAGATTCAATGCTTGAGATGATCATGGAGAAAAGAATCAGAGGGCCTGAGGAATTGGAAGAGTTATTGGCTTGCTATCTGACTTTGAATGCTGATGAGTACCATGATCTCATCATTAAGGTTTTTCGACAAGTGTGGCGTGAGCTTGAAGAAGCCTAG